In a genomic window of Cynocephalus volans isolate mCynVol1 chromosome 1, mCynVol1.pri, whole genome shotgun sequence:
- the NEU2 gene encoding sialidase-2 — MATSPVLQKETLFQSGSHVYRIPALLYLPQQQTLLAFAERRASKKDEHTELIVLRRGDYDASTHQVQWQAQEVVTQAQLEGHRSMNPCPLYDEQTGTLFLFFIAVRGQVSEHHQLLTRVNETRLCQVTSTDHGRTWSPTRDLTSSAIGPAYKEWATFAVGPGHCLQLHNETRSLVVPAYAYQSLHVLQKPRPFAFCFLSHDHGHTWQRGNFVAPDTLECQVAAVTAGRQSMVYLNARSLGRARVQAQSTDGGLEFQEAQAVPRLVEPPHGCQGSIVSFPGPDPGPGFPARWLLYCHPTNPHQRSDLGIYLNARPPAPEAWSEPALLATGACAYSDLQDLGTGPDGSPQFGCLYESDNYEELVFLLFTLKQAFPADARAP, encoded by the exons aTGGCGACCTCCCCCGTCCTGCAGAAGGAGACACTGTTCCAGTCGGGATCTCATGTCTACAGAATCCCTGCTCTACTCTACCTGCCTCAGCAGCAGACGCTGCTGGCCTTTGCAGAAAGGCGGGCAAGCAAGAAGGACGAGCACACAGAGCTGATCGTCCTGCGCAGAGGTGATTACGACGCGTCCACCCACCAGGTGCAG TGGCAAGCTCAGGAGGTGGTGACCCAAGCCCAGCTGGAGGGCCACCGGTCCATGAACCCATGCCCCTTGTACGACGAGCAGACAGGgacccttttcctcttcttcattGCCGTACGGGGTCAGGTGTCCGAGCACCACCAGCTCCTCACCAGGGTCAATGAGACGCGGCTGTGCCAAGTCACCAGCACTGACCACGGGAGGACCTGGAGCCCCACCAGAGACCTCACCAGCTCTGCCATTGGCCCAGCCTACAAGGAGTGGGCCACTTTTGCAGTCGGCCCGGGGCACTGCCTGCAGCTGCACAACGAGACCCGGAGCCTGGTGGTGCCCGCCTATGCCTACCAGAGCCTGCACGTCCTGCAGAAGCCTCGCCCCTTCGCCTTCTGCTTCCTCAGCCACGACCACGGGCACACCTGGCAGAGGGGGAACTTTGTGGCCCCGGACACCCTGGAGTGCCAAGTGGCTGCAGTCACGGCTGGCAGACAGAGCATGGTGTATCTCAACGCCAGGAGCCTGGGCAGAGCCAGGGTGCAGGCCCAGAGCACAGATGGTGGCCTGGAGTTCCAGGAGGCCCAGGCTGTGCCCAGGCTCGTGGAGCCCCCACACGGCTGCCAGGGCAGCATCGTCAGCTTCCCCGGCCCCGACCCGGGCCCAGGCTTCCCGGCCAGGTGGCTGCTCTACTGTCACCCGACAAACCCGCATCAGAGGTCCGACCTGGGCATCTACCTCAACGCGCGGCCCCCAGCGCCCGAGGCCTGGTCGGAGCCTGCACTGCTGGCCACTGGCGCCTGCGCCTACTCAGACCTCCAGGACCTGGGGACCGGCCCTGATGGCTCCCCCCAGTTCGGGTGTCTGTACGAGTCAGACAACTACGAGGAGCTTGTCTTCCTCCTGTTCACCCTGAAGCAAGCTTTCCCCGCCGATGCCCGGGCACCGTGA